From one Mytilus edulis chromosome 1, xbMytEdul2.2, whole genome shotgun sequence genomic stretch:
- the LOC139519812 gene encoding uncharacterized protein yields MKYWYGSSRVGDSFDDTENDVSGKKRGASRELTLWEEYLMSLVRLRKGLDTDVLGDMLCISSSTVSRIFNTWIVFLRKELDFLIKWPTKDQIKENMPKSFKYFPKTRVVIDCTEFFVQKPSLPSAQRITWSSYKHNNTFKLLVGTTPSGSFCFLSWLWSGAVSDRRITQASGFLEMLEFGDEVMADRGFTISDLLALKGATLAIPPFANGRQLSSRAVTRTRRIANARIHVERAIGDIKSFQLLQGTLPLTLKPILDDIIFVCGALCNLRSKLVK; encoded by the exons ATGAAGTATTGGTATGGGTCATCTAGGGTTGGTGACAGCTTCGACGATACAGAGAATGATGTCAGTGGAAAG aaaaGGGGAGCATCGAGAGAGTTAACACTTTGGGAGGAGTACCTGATGAGCCTTGTACGACTGAGGAAGGGATTGGACACAGATGTTTTAGGAGATATGTTGTGTATAAGTTCTTCGACCGTTTCCCGTATCTTTAACACATGGATTGTGTTTTTGCGGAAAGAACTGGATTTTCTTATCAAGTGGCCCACTAAAGatcaaataaaggaaaatatgCCTAAATCTTTTAAGTATTTCCCAAAAACCAGAGTAGTTATAGATTGCACTGAATTTTTTGTTCAAAAACCCTCATTACCTTCTGCCCAGAGAATCACTTGGTCAAGTTATAAGCATAATAATACATTCAAACTTTTGGTAGGTACAACACCAAGTGGTTCATTCTGTTTCTTGTCATGGTTGTGGTCAGGGGCGGTTTCAGACCGCAGGATTACACAAGCATCTGGGTTCTTGGAAATGTTGGAGTTTGGCGATGAGGTTATGGCTGACCGTGGATTCACCATAAGTGATCTCCTGGCTTTAAAGGGTGCAACTCTTGCAATTCCACCTTTTGCAAATGGCAGACAGTTGAGCAGTAGAGCAGTTACAAGGACGAGGCGTATTGCAAATGCACGCATCCATGTAGAACGAGCTATAGGGGATATCAAATCTTTTCAGCTACTACAGGGCACATTGCCTCTTACTCTTAAACCCATCCTTGatgatattatttttgtttgtggTGCTTTGTGTAACTTGCGGTCTAAACTTGTGAAGTAA